The region GCGCAAGAAAAGCGTTGACTGAGAGTGAAATCCAACGCCGGGTTTCGCATGCTCTTGATGTATTTATGAGAGCTTACTCTCCTGAGCAGCGATGAAGCATTGGCCTAACATCAAGGCCCATCCCTCGCTCAAAGCGGAACTTTGGATAAGCTAACGCGTCCCGTTTGCGCCAGAAGCGGAGGCGTTTAAACCCGGCGTTTTCATTCGGTTGCCTTTAATAGCCGGCAAATTTAGCGGCAAGAGCCTGTCGGCGGTTTGTGCAGGCCATCACCCACCGGAGAGGATATCGCCAGGATTGACAGTCAGGTCGACGTGTTGCTTTGCACTATCCTCAAGAACCGCCTCAGGCGCGAAAATATTGCCATGTGTTGATATAACCGCCAGCTTCACGATGCGCTCCTGTCTGAAAGCACTCGTTACCCCTGAAAACTCCTGACGGCGGATGCCCGGCATTCAGACACAGCGCACGCCCTGTTTTCCGTTGGCCCGCGCCGTCTGATGTTCCCGCTTTACAGCCCTGCGCAGGGGGGGATGGAAGACAACACCGGATGGCCGCTCAGGCGCAACTGCGCGCGTTCGCCGTCGTGGCGTAATTCGCCGTGCGCGCCGAGCGGCAGCGTGACGGTCTCCTGCTCGTGGCCGAACGCGAGCCCGGTCAGCACCGGTATATTGAGCCGTTCGCGCAGAAGGGCGGCGACGCTTTCCAGCGAGTAACCGTCGTCATAATCATTGCTCGCGGCGGCGGTAAAGCTGCCCAGAATCAGGGCCTTCTGGCGTGCCAGGATCCTGGCGGCGTGCAGTTGCAGCAGCATGCGCTCCACGCGGAACGGGTGTTCGTTGATGTCTTCCACCACCAGAATGCCGCCGTCAATCTGCGGCATCCACGGCGTGCCGGTGATGGATGCCAGCATCGCCAGGTTACCGCCCCAGACGGTGCCTGCGACAGCGCAGGGCGCGCCGTCGCTGCGCCACGCGAGCGTAAATTCCGGTTCGGTCAGCGCCTGCCAGAAGTGACGCCAGGTAAAATCGTTCATCTCCGGCGCGCCGAAATTGCCCGCCAGCATCGGGCCGCTGAAGGTTATCGTGTTGCCGCGCGCCAGCAGGCGCATCTGCAGCGCCGTGAAATCGCTGTGGCCGCAAATCAGCAGCGGGTTTTCTTTCTGGCGGGCAATCAGCGGCGCCGGATCGAAGATGTCCAGCAGGCGCGTCATGCCGTAGCCGCCGCGCACCGGCATCACGATAACGTCATTTTCAGACAATGCGCTCAAGGCCTGTAAATCGCCCAGCCGCTCATCGTCGCGCCCGGCGAAACGCTGCATGCGGCGCGTGATAACCTGCTGATTATTAACCGTTAAACCGGCTTCTTCGAGACGGCGGACGCCGCGCCAGGCGGCATCCTGATTAAGGCAATAACCGGACGGGGCGATGAGATGAATACGGGCCATAACAAATCCTTGCTGACATACCAGGCGAAACCGCTATCATGCCGCTAACCTTAGCGGTTGTCACCCGGACGCCCGCGCTGCGGTTCGGGACGACGCATTGTTTTGCACTGATATGGAAAGGAAAGTTGCGTGAAATTGAGATGGTTGATGTGGTTAGTGGTGTTTCTCGCCGGGTGTTCTTCCACGCCGGATTATAAAAACCCGCCCTGGAACCCTGAGGTGCCGGTAAAACGCGCGATGCAGTGGATGCCAATCACCGTGAAAGCTGGCGAGGCCTGGGGCGTCAGCCCGCGTCTGGTGACGGCGATTATCGCCGTGGAATCGGGCGGCAACCCGACGCTTGTGAGCAAATCCAACGCCGTCGGGCTGATGCAGATCAAAGCCTCCACCGCCGGGCGCGAAGTCTACCGCTATATGGGCTGGAGCGGTCAGCCGTCGTCCAGCGAGCTGAAAAACCCGGAGCGCAATATTTCGCTTGGCACCGCGTATTTGAGCATTCTGGAGCACGGCGTGCTGAAGGGCATTGAAGAGCCGCAAACCATGCAGTACGCGCTGGTGGTCTCTTATGTGAATGGCGCGGGCGCACTGCTACGTACGTTCTCGTCGGATCGCAAAACCGCTATCGAGAAGATTAACGACCTGAGCCCGGATGAGTTTGTCGACCATGTCGCGAAAAACCATCCGGCGCCGCAGGCCCCGCGTTATATCTGGAAAGTGCAGCAGGCGATGAACGCCATGTGATTAGCGCACCCGGCTGGCTTTTTCCCGGGCGATACGCTCCAGCGCGAAGATAATGCGCTGGAGCTCGCGCTCCGTCGCCGGGCTGACGTTTAAGAAGCGAAAGCTCAGGCGCGGCGTGGCGATGGTTTCGTTTTTACTGTCCACCACTTTGCGCTCGCTGATAGTCAGCAGCTGCGCGTCGAAGCGAAATTTTCCCCACTCCAGCAGATCGATTTCCAGCGGCGAGAATTGCATGCCGGCTTCCAGCCCTTCCGGCATCGTGCCTTCCAGCAGCGTTCCCATACCACCGAGCGACAGATCCTGTAAGCGCCCGCGAAACAGTTTGCCGTCCGGCATCCGCGCCAGACAGTAAAACTGCGGCTGTACCGGCGCGCTGATGCGAAAATGCTCGCGGCGCTGCACAAACCATATCGCTTCTGGCAGCGGGGCGACAAAGGCAGGCAGATTCTGATACTCCCCGGCGTTCAGCGCAGGCAGATTAAACTCCACCTTGGCGCCCTGGGCTTCGGCGCTGAACTGGATATGCGTCGCTTTTTGCACCGCCTGGTTTTCGCTGGTCTGGCTGCCGAAATCCAGCACCAGCTGGTCCGGCGACGCATCGAGAATGCGGCTGATAAATTGCCAGCTACCCCATGAAAGGCGGATCGGCGCCTGGCTTTTTTGCAAGTCGCGCAAAATCCCCAGTACGGCCAGCGGGTTTTGCTTCAGAAACTGCTCACTGTAATTGCTCACGTCGCGTGATTCCTTTAAATACTGACAGAGAGATGTGGATGGTTATCGGCCCGCGCGCCTGAAACTTAAGATTTATCCTAAAATATTTTTATTTCAGTATGAGGATAATCCGAGCTTACCGGAAGAATCTTTATTTATTACCTATACTTGAATCACTTCGGTTTACCGCGGCTTGCGGCAAGCCATTCTGAGAACTTAACCAAGAGGGTGGAGACTATGGGTATTTTGTCCTGGATAGTGTTTGGGCTTATTGCAGGCATCATCGCCAAACTGATTATGCCAGGCCGCGACGGCGGCGGATTTATTCTGACCTGCGTGCTGGGGATTGTCGGCGCCGTGGTCGGCGGCTGGCTGGCGACCTTCTTTGGTATCGGCGGCAGCGTGACGGGCTTTAATCTGCCAAGCTTCCTGGTGGCGGTTGTCGGCGCGATTGTGGTGCTGCTGGTGTTCCGCATGGTGCGCAGGGATTAACCCCACGGCATCCACGCGTTTATAAAAAACGGCCCCGCGGGGCCGTTTTTTTATGTCAGAAATCGTAGCCGACCGTTGCGGTCACGCTGCGCTCCGCCCCCCAGTAGCAGTTGGTGGTATAGCAGCCGGAAATATAGTCGCGATCGGTCAGGTTATTCGCCGTCACCTGAACAAACGCCCCTTTGAGCGCGCTGTTCCAGGCGCCGAGATCGGCCTTGACCATCGCATCCATCAGCGTCACGGAAGAGACGCGACGCGTGTTCTGGTCATCCGCCCACTGCTTGCCGATATAGCGCACGCCCGCGCCCGCGCTAATGCCGTAATCGAACTGATAGTGCGCCCAGAGCGAGGCTATCTGATCCGGCGTCAGCAGCGGCGTGTTGCCATTTTTACCCCCGAGAGAGTCTTCAAAACGCACACGGTTCCAGCTGTAGCCTGCAATGGTGCTCAAACGCGGCGTAAGCTGGTTACGCGCTTCAATTTCCACGCCTTGCGACTTCACGTTACCGACGGCCTGATAGCTCGACGTCGCGATATTTTCATCGCGCTGGGAGACATCTTTCTGTTTCAGATCGTACATAGCGATGGTGTACATATCCGACGTGCCTGGCGGCTGGTACTTCAGGCCGCCTTCATACTGTTCAGAAGTGCTGGGCTTAAGAAAATCACCGCTGGCATCGAACAGGATGGATGGGGTGATCGCCTGGCTGTAGCTGATATAGGGCGATAACCCGTTTTCGAAGGCATAGAGCAGCGAGGCGCGCCCGCCAACATGGTCATCAGAGCGACGGATCGTGGTGCCTGCGGTATCACTTACCTGTCGGGATACGATGCGGTCATAGCGGCCAGAAAGCGTGGCGTGCCAGCGATTCCACTCCAGCTCATCCTGCAGATAGACGCCGGTCTGATAGTAACGACGATTAAAGTCATTCGTGGAAGTGACCACATGCCCGGTTTGCGCCGTATCGCCGGTGAACGGGTTGTACGGCGCGGCGGTGCCGTACGCGCCCTGGATATCATTGCGGAACCGATGATATTCCGCGCCCAGCACGACGGTGTGGTTCACCTCGCCCGTCGCGAAATCCGCCTGCAGGCGGTTATCGGTTGACCACGCGTTAAGCGACTCCTCATAGCCGACATAGCCGCGCGCCAGCTGGTTATTGCTAAGCCACCCTGTCTGGTAAACCTGATCCAGCGAGGCGTTGCTGTGGGTATAGCTGCCGCTGGAGTGTACCGACCACGTCTCGTTAAAGCGGTGATCAAACTCCACGCTGTAAATCTGCTGGCGGCGGCGATAGCCATCGCCGGCGTCGCCTTCGTTATAGGTGTGGCTGACTTTGCGGCCATTGTGTGAATAAAGCGATCCCTCGGCAGGCGAAGAGCCGTGATAGCCGCCTGACGGATCTTTTTGCAGATACGCGCTTAACAGCAGGCTGGTATCGCTGTCCGGTTGCCAGAGCAGGGAGGGCGAAATCGCGTAACGCTCTTCCCGGGTATTGTCGTACTGGGTATCTGTGTTGCGGGTAATGCCGGTCAGGCGGTATGCCCACTGATCGTTAATGGCGTCTGTGTAATCAAACGCGGCGCTTTTGGTATTTTGCGTGCCGGCGGACAGGCGGAAATGCCCCTCGGAATCGAACTGCGGACGTTTAGCCGTGAGATTCACCAGCCCGCCCGGAATGGTTTGTCCGTAAAGCGCGGATGACGGGCCTTTAATCACATCCACGCGTTCAATAAACCACGGATCGATTTGCAAAATGTTATGGCTGCCGCCGTCGCTCATCAGGCGCATGCCGTTGAGGAAAATATTATCGACATCGCCGCCGTGAAAACCGCGCAGCGCCAGCGCGTCAAAGCGCGTCGCGCCGCCGCCCACATTTGAGAAAACGCCCGGCGTGTAATTGAGCGCCTCTGTAAACGTGCTGGCCCCCTGATCTTCCATCTGCTGACGCGTCACTACAGATACCGACTGCGCGGTCGTGATGAGCGGCTGGTCGGTTTTGGTCGCGCCGGTGCTGCTTTTTACCGTATAGCCTTCAGTGGGGGAGGTAGCAGTTTGCGCAGGGGCGGCGCTGACGGTGATGGTCTCTTCAGCAAGCGTTGCGTGCGGCGCGGCCAGCGCCAGCGCACAGAGCGCTGCGGAGCGTTTCAGGGTTAAAGCCATTTTCATTGTTGTCTTCTCAGGTTTGCCCGCTGCTGGTGTAACAGGGACGTAACGATATGTAATAAAGAATGCGAATTATTATCGTTAAGGGCGGGGGATTTCAACTGACAAAATTGGCGGGGAAAATATATCTGGTGAAAAAGAGCGCGAAGCGCGTCAGAAAGCGAAAAAAACTGCCCCCGAACGAGGGCAGTGGGAGGTCACGCCGGTATTACTGTGCCGGAGCCGGAGCGCTGCTGGTCGGCGCGGCAGGCGCGTTAGCTTCGGCAGGTGCCGCAGATTCCGCTTTCGCCGGCGCGGCGGTTTCCGCTTCGGCAGGCGTGTTCTGCGCGGCGGGTTTGCTCAGCATTTTGCCGTCCTGCTGCGGTGCCGCAGATTCCGCTTTCGCCGGTGCGGCGGTTTCCGCTTCGGCAGGCGTGTTCTGCGCGGCGGGTTTGCTCAGCATTTTGTTGTCCTGCTGCGGTGCGCTAGCGCTGCCAGGACGCGTCTGCGGCACGTCATTACACGGTTTTTCCGTGCCGCACAGCAGGTCGAGCATTTTTAGCGTCACGCCGTTCGTCCAGCCGAAACCGTCCTGCAACGGGTATTCACCGCCGCCGCCGCCGGTGCCGGTAGAGGAGACATCATATTTCTCCACCAGTTTCTGCTCGCGGTTATAGGTGTGCTGCACGTTAGTCAGGAAACGCCAGGTGACGTCCATCGCCAGATCTTTCTGACCATAATTCATCAGCCCCTCAGTGGCGACCCACTGCAACGGCGCCCAGCCGTTTGGCGCATCCCATTGCTGGCCGGAGTTAACGGTGGTGGTCAGAATACCGCCCGGTTTCAGTAGTTGCGCGCGGGTGGCGGCCGCCACTTTCTCGGCGCGATCCTGCGCCGCCGCTTTCACATACAGCGGGTACAGCGCGGCGGCGGTCAGCTGATCGCGCACCTTATTAGTTTTCAGATCGTAATCGGCATACCAGCCATGCTTCGCGTTCCACAGGTGGGTTTCCATCGCCTGCTGACGCTGGCTTGCGAGCGATTCATAGCGGGTAGCGCCCGCGGCGTCGCCCGACGCTTTGCTGGCGCGCGCCAGGGTTTTTTCCAGCTGGAACAGCAGGGCGTTGAGATCCACCGGCAGGATCGTGGTGGTGCGAATCGAGCCGAGCTGCTGGGGGTTATCCATCCAGCGCGAGCTGAAATCCCAGCCGGAGGCGGCACCTGCGCGCAGATCGCGATAGATTTCCGTCGCCGGACGATCCGGGTTGTTTTTAGCGGTGGTCACGTCGTCAAGCCAGGATTCGGTACGCGGCGCGTCGCGATCGTCCCAGTAGCGGTTCAGCAGCGCGCCGTCTTTCAGCTTCACCACGCGCTCATGGGCGTCGCCCGGGGCGAGATTTTCGCTGCCTTCCATCCAGTAGGCATACTCTTTTTGCAACTGCGGCAGATATTTTTTCAGCGTCTCGTCGCCGCCTTCATGGGTCGCCAGCAGTTCCACCATAAAGGAGAAGAACGGCGGCTGGGAACGGCTTAAATAGTAGCTGCGGTTGCCATTCGGGATATGGCCCCAGGCGTCAATCTCATGGGCGAAGTTATCGACCATATCCTGCACTTTATCCCAGCGATCGCTCTCGGCGAGGCCCAGCATAGTGAAGTAGGTGTCCCAGTAATAGACTTCGCGAAAACGTCCCCCCGGCACCACGTAAGGCTTCGGCAGCGGCAGCAGGGAATCCCATTTGCTGGCGGAATCGGTGGAGCGCGTCAGCACCGGCCACAGGCCGTCGATATGCTCGCGCAGGCTTTGGCCTGCGGGCGGCACATAGGCTTCACCTTTCTGCGGCAGGGTAAAGTTCAGCTCGACGAAGTGGCGTAAATCGAAGCCCGACTGGTTACGCTGCATGCGGTAGTCGGCCAGGATCATCAATGGGTCGCTTTTGGGCACCGCATCGGCGAAGGTTTTCTGATCGGGAAACAGCTTCGCGCTCTGCACATCGGTAAACAGCGGACCGAGCAGCTGATCCGGCGACTGCGGCGCGGCGCGTTCCGCGGGCGCGTCCTGCGCGCTGGCAGGCAGCGTGGAGAAGGCCAGCAGCGCGCCGCTGAGGGCGACCTGAATGGCGAAAAACAGCGTCCGGGGACGGCGCGTAACGGCTTGTGTCATCAATTAATTCTCCTTAACGGGGCGCAGCGCACACCACTGCGAATCAACCATATGAAAACCTTAGACGAATATTCCCGTTACGAGGGCGCGTAAAGGGGAAATTTCTGTTTTTCGCCCCCGGTTCAGCCCCGGTTTAGGTTAGCCGGGGCGAGGTCTGCCGGTGCACGAGCGTGACGGGAACCCACTCGACGCGCGCGGGCGTATGCGGCTGGCGCGCGCGGTCGGCGAGACAGTCGAGCGCCCGTGCGGCAAGCGCCGTCACATCCTGATGCAGCGTGGTAAGTTGATAAGCGTCATACGCCGTCTGCGGGGTGTTGTCGAACCCGATCAGATGAAAATCGTGCGGCGCGGTTTTGCCAAGCCGCCGCATGCCGTCGAGAAAGCCGCAGGCGAGCTGCGCGTTGGCGCAGAAAATCCCGTCCAGCGAGGCGTGAGCGCTGCGCGCCGCCGCAAGGCCCCCCTGGTAGCCGTCTTCCGGCGCGTTAAGTGGCGTGGCATGCGCCTCGCGCACTCCGCGCGCGCGGAGCGCCGCCTGAAACGCCGCGCCGCGCTCAACGCCCGCCCAGGTCGAGTGCGGATAGTTAAGCCAGCCGAAGCGGCGACAGCCCGCGTCGCACAGCTGCGCGGCGGCAAGCTGCGCGCCCTGGGCGTTATCGGAGCAGACCGTGTCCACCCGCGCATGCGTTGCCGGGCGGTTAATGCCGACCACCGGGATCTGATGCCGCACGCAGTCATCGATAATGGCCTCGGGCGGCTGGCCGGACGTCACCACCACGCCTGAGACGCGATATTGCATAAAACGGCGCAGCGTCACCTCAAGCTCCGTCTCGCCGGCGATTTCCGTCACCAGCGCCTGGTAGCCGCGCTGCGAAATAGCCTTAATGAGCGCCTCCAGCAGCGCGCTGCGAAACGGATCGCCGATGCGCGCCACAATCACGCCGATAAGCTGGCTGCGCTGGCGGTTAAGCCCCTGCGCCAGAAAATTAACCTGATACCCAAGCTCTCTGGCGGCGGCCAGCACCCGCGCTTTGGTCTCAGGTGAAATGCTGCCGCTGTCGCCAAGCGCGCGCGACACCACGGCGCGCGACACGCCCGCAAGCGTCGCGACATCCTGCGCCGTTACCGCCCCCCGCGTCTGACGCGGCTTCATAACGCCGCCCGCAGGCGAGCCAGATCGTAACGCTGGCCGTCTTGTGCTAAAAACAGCGCCGGGTGGCGCTCGCAGGCGTCGCGAATAGCCGGAATATCCGCCTCCCAGCAGTGATAAAGCCCCAGCGCGGGCAGTTGCAGGCATTCGCACACCGTCAGGCAGGAGGGGAAATCGCCGTGGGAGGCGTCATCCTCCAGCGCCTGCCACGAGGCGCACTCCTGAAACGCCAGCGTCGCGCCGGCCATCAGCGCCAGGCTGTCGGGCGTCGGCCGGCCGTCACCGCTGTAAAACAGCGCCATGCCGTGCGCGTCGATGCGCAGCGCGCGGCACGGGATTTCATGCTGCGTCGGCGCGCTGCGGATGCGCCAGTCGCGCCAGCGCGACTCGGCGGTAATATCCTGCCAGTCGATATCAAAACAGAACGTGGTCTGCGGCCAGACCGCCAGCAGAGACAACTGCTGCAACACCGCGCGCTGGGCAGGCTCGCAAAAAATAGTGAGCGGTTTGACGCGCCCGAAACTTTTCCACTGGTTCAGCAGCGGGGCGAGCCCCGCGCAGTGGTCGGGGTGGATATGGGTAAACCAGATAACGTCGATAGCGTTAATGTCCGTTTTACGCTGCCACAGCGCGCGCGGGATCGTCGGGCCGCAATCCACCAGCCACTGCCCGCCGCCCTGGATAGTGATTGACGAGGTATTTTGCTGCGTGGCAAACGCGCTGCCGCTGCCGAGCACATCAATAATCATTTTCCCACCTGTTTTCCCGCTCACTTAATTAAATTGTCACAAAGGCGCGACAAAGTAGGTGCCTATCATGTCGGGGCGACGTTGCATTTTTTTTACACCGTAGTGAACACGTGTTCATCGTTAAAAATAATGTCGCGAGAATGCAGGTGAGGGCGATGAGTTATTTACAGATAACGCAATTAAAAATGGGCTATGGCGATAACACGGTGCTTCACAATATTGATTTATCCGTGCATCGCGGGGAAATGATTGCGCTGCTTGGCCCGTCCGGCTGTGGGAAAACGACGCTGTTAAACGCGCTGTGCGGTTTTGTGCCAGTGGAATCCGGTGAGATTATTCTCGCCGGGCGCAATATCACGGCGCTGGCGCCGGAGCGGCGCAATATTATTATGGTGTTCCAGAGTTATGCGTTATGGCCGCATTTTACGGTGGCGCAAAATATTGGCTTTGGATTAACCCTGCGTAAATTACCGAAGGCCGACATCCAGGCGCAAATAAAAAAGATGCTGGCTTTGGTGAATTTATCCGGCTTTGAAGACCGCAAAATCAGCGCGCTGTCCGGCGGGCAGCGGCAGCGCGTGGCGCTGGCCCGGGCGCTGGCGGTAGAGCCGGATGTGCTCGTGCTCGACGAGCCGCTCTCAAACCTTGATGCCCGCGTGCGCCTGAATGTGCGCCATGAAATCAAAACCCTGCAACAGCAGCTCGGTTTTACCTCGCTTATCGTCACCCACGATCAGGAAGAGGCGCTGGTGATGGCCGACCGCGTAGCGGTGCTCAACCAGGGTCGTATTGAACAGGTCGGCACTCCGCAGGCCATCTGGCAGCAGCCTCAAACGCCGTTTGTGGCCGATTTTATGGGCGCCACGAACCGTATTCGCGCGCAGGCGGGCGAGACGCTCTGTTTTCGCAGCGCCGACGTGACGATAAGCGCCGCGCCCGGCACGGCCCTCGCGGGCGGGCTGACGCTTGCGGGCGTTGTCGAGCAGAGCGCATTTATGGGGCACCAGTATCGCCACAGCGTGCGGGTCGACCATCATCTTTTCCAGGCGGACAGCCCGCAGAGCTGGCCCGTCAACGCCGCCGTGGCGCTGCATGTGCCAGCCCGGGCGCTGCACCGTTTTAACCAGCCTTAGTTCTCTTTTACTCACACAGTCAGGGGTATTTCATGTTTGCTAAAACTCACATTGCGCTGTGCGCGGCGCTCTCGTTCGGCACGCTTGCCAGCGCGCAGGCGGAAACGGTGCTGAACGTGGCGACAGCGGGCGACCAGAATATGGTCGATTACGTTAAAACCTTTCTTGCGCCACGCTTCGAGGCGAGTCATCCCGGTGTGAAAATCCGGGTGGTCGGCACCGGGCCTGGGGGTGCGGGCTCTAATAAAATCATCGAAAAGCTGACCGCCCAGCAGCAGAGCGGGTCGCCGCAGTGGGATATCGACGTCGCGGTTGTGCATCAGAAGGCGGGTGGGGAGCTTGTGGAAAAGGGGCTGCTGGCGAAATTCCGCGACCAGATCCCGACCGGGAAAATGGTCTCGCAGGCGAGCGCCCGCAATGCGCTGGGCGTGGATGTCGACGGCTATGTGATGCCGATGTTCCTGAGCCAGACGGCGCTTGCTTACAACAGCGAGCTGGTAAAAACGCCGCCCGCCTCGTATGACGAGCTGGTGCGGTGGGCGCAGAAAAACCCGAAGGCGTTTGGCTATAACGGCATCAAAAACGGCATGTCCGGCGTGAGTTTCGTGGTGGGCTGGATCTACGCTTACGGCACCGACGCCGCGCGGCTCAGCGCGCAGCCTTATGATAAAAGCGTCGAGAAAAGCTGGGGGCCCGCGTTTGAAAAACTCAAAGCTTTTAACCAGAACGTGACCTTCACGCCGGGCAACGCCGGCACGCTCGATATGCTAAGCCGCGGCGAAATCGCCATGGGGCCTGTGTGGGTGGATATGTTTTATAGCTGGAAAGATCAGGGCAAAGTGCCGCCGTCGCTGAAGCTCGCGCTGATTGCGCCGGGGATGCCGGGCCAGCCGATGTATTACGTCGTCCCGGCCCGTGCGGCGCAGGCGACGCTTGCGCAGGACTTTATCGCGCTCGCGACAAGCCCGGACGTGCAGGCGCAGGGCATCGTTAAGCAGTTCAACTGGTATCCGGGCATCGACGCGCAGTACGTAAAAGCAAAGCTCGACGCGCCGACCTGGCAGAAATTGTTCGCCGAAATCTCGCCGCAGACGCTGGCGAACTACGGCAAGAGCTTCCCGATTGCCCCGTACTTTGACGATATCAAAGAGGGCTACGAGAGCCAGGTCTCAAACTGACCCCCGCGCGCCCGACGGTCGCGTCGGGCGCTGTTCTGGTGACTTTCCGGGAATAACCTGATGAGAAAATCCCTTCATTACGGCCTGCTGGTAGCGCCCGCCGCGCTGCTTACCGCCGTCCTGTTTTTATATCCGCTGGGCTTTTCGCTGGTGTCGGCGTTTGTCACCGACGCCTCAGGGTTTACCCTGACGCACTTTCGTAAAGTTTTTGACCTCTACTCGCAGGACATTCTGTTCTCGCTTGCTATCGTGCTGGTGTCGGTGGCCCTGCTGGCGGTTATCGCCGTGACGCTTTCCGGCGTTATTGTGCTCTCGCCATACCCTCTTCTGGCGCGCGCGTTCGGGCTGCTTTACCGTCTGCCGCTGTTTATTCCGTTTATCGTGACGGCGCAGATGATGCGCACGTTTCTCGCCAAAAACGGCCTGATGAATAACGCGCTGGTGGCAGGCGGTCTGATGACGCCGCTCGACACCGTCTCCTGGCTCGGCTGGAAGGGCATCATTATTACGTTCGTCTGGAAGCAGATGGCGTTTGTGACGCTCCTGACCTGCGGCGCGATGGCGGCGATTGAGCCCTCGCAGATCCAGGCGGCGAAAAATCTCGGCGCGTCGCGCCTGCGGATTCTGTTGCAGGTGCTGCTGCCCCAGGCGCTGCCGACGCTCGGCGTGGCGCTGGTGCTCTCCACCGTCACGATGCTCTCGGTATTGTCGGTGCCGCTGATGATAGGCACCGGCACGCCCACCATGATGACCGTCGATATGGCGTTTCGCGTCAGCTCTTATGGCGATTATCACGTCGCGAACGCGCTCGGGGTTATCTCATATCTGATTTGCGCCGCGCTGTCGTGGTTTTACCTGCGCCATACGCTTAAAGAGAAAGGAGCCCACGCATGAGCCCGATGGCGGAAAACCCGGCGTTCACGCCCGCGCGCGCCTTTAGCCTGACGCCGTTTCGCGCGGGCCTCTTCTGGCAGACGCTGCTGCTGGTGTTGCTGCTGCTGATACTGCTCGGCCCGGTGCTGAATCTGCTTATCTGGACCGTGGCGGAGCGCTGGTATTTCCCGCACGCGCTGCCCGCCGAATGGGGAATGAAATACTGGTCGCAGGTATTCAGCCCCTACAGCGATGTCGGGGGATCGCTGCTCACCAGTATCGGCATCGCGCTACTGACCGTGGCGGTGTGTCTCGTGGTGGCGGTGCCCGCCGGCTACGCGCTCTCCCGCAAGGGAATGCCGCTGCGCTTTTTCTTTATGCTGCTGTTTCTGATCCCGCAGGCGTTTCCGGGACTGACGGTCTATATGAACGTGGCGCGGCTCTTTTATCAGTGGGGGCTGAACGGGACGATAACGGGCGTAGTGCTGGTCCACAGCGTTCACGGCATGATGTACGCCATCTGGATAAGCGTGGCGGCGTTCAGCAGCGTCGACCCGCTACTTCCGCGCGCCGCGCGCAACCTCGGCGCGAGCGCGGCGTACACGTTCTTTCGCATCGTGCTGCCGCAGGCGGCGCCTGGCATCATCGCCGCCAGCATTTTTGTGTTTCTGGAGTCGCTGGATGAGTTTACCGGCGCGTTTTTTGTCGGCGCTCCGGATATCAGCACGCTGCCGCTACTGCTTTATAACGCCAGTATGTCCGGCAATTATCAGATCTCGTCGATTACCGCGCTGATCCTGCTGCTCCCGTCGGTGGTGTTTATGCTGGTGGTGAATAAGTTCATGCGCCCGGAGATGCTCTCGAAGCTCGGCAAATAACGGCGTTTAGCCTGTCTCGCCGAGCAGCGCGCGCGTGTCGGCCACGGCGCGCGTCAGGAGCGCCACTGCCTCTTC is a window of Cronobacter muytjensii ATCC 51329 DNA encoding:
- a CDS encoding ABC transporter permease — its product is MRKSLHYGLLVAPAALLTAVLFLYPLGFSLVSAFVTDASGFTLTHFRKVFDLYSQDILFSLAIVLVSVALLAVIAVTLSGVIVLSPYPLLARAFGLLYRLPLFIPFIVTAQMMRTFLAKNGLMNNALVAGGLMTPLDTVSWLGWKGIIITFVWKQMAFVTLLTCGAMAAIEPSQIQAAKNLGASRLRILLQVLLPQALPTLGVALVLSTVTMLSVLSVPLMIGTGTPTMMTVDMAFRVSSYGDYHVANALGVISYLICAALSWFYLRHTLKEKGAHA
- a CDS encoding ABC transporter permease, encoding MAENPAFTPARAFSLTPFRAGLFWQTLLLVLLLLILLGPVLNLLIWTVAERWYFPHALPAEWGMKYWSQVFSPYSDVGGSLLTSIGIALLTVAVCLVVAVPAGYALSRKGMPLRFFFMLLFLIPQAFPGLTVYMNVARLFYQWGLNGTITGVVLVHSVHGMMYAIWISVAAFSSVDPLLPRAARNLGASAAYTFFRIVLPQAAPGIIAASIFVFLESLDEFTGAFFVGAPDISTLPLLLYNASMSGNYQISSITALILLLPSVVFMLVVNKFMRPEMLSKLGK